In Tumebacillus amylolyticus, the genomic stretch TCGTTTTCGTCAATGACCACGACAAATCCTTCCTCATCGGCCACGTCGAGAAACTCCTTGGTCGCATCTGCAGAGTATTTCATCTTGACGTCAAAAATCGCGATGACTTCCTTGCTCTGCACCATGACGTCCCCACCCAAGTGGATGAACATCCTGCCACACCTACCCTTCTTCCCTGGACATCGCGCCGTTGTCTACGCGGTACACGTGCGCTTCTTCCTGCATGAACTGCTCCAATCCGTACGTGCTGGTCGTGGTGATCAAAGTCTGCACGCGCTCGCCCATGCTCTCGACCAGATGCAGCTGGCGTTCGCTGTCCAGTTCCGAAAGCACGTCATCGAGCAACAACACCGGGTATTCGCCGACTTCCGCCTTGATCAATTCGATCTCCGCCAATTTCATCGACAGCGACGCCGTGCGCTGCTGACCTTGAGACCCGTACGTATGCACCTCTCGTTCGTCGATCCGCACTTCCAAGTCATCGCGGTGCGGACCGACGGACGTAGTCCCTCGAAGGATATCCAATCTGCGCTTCGATTGCAAGGTTTGGAAAAAGCGCTCTGTCACATCCGCGCCGTCCACCCAATCAAACGAGTTGACATAACGAAACGAAAGAATTTCTTTGCCCCCGGAGATGCGGCTGTGGATATCGCGGGCGAACCCTTCCAGTTTATCCACAAACTCAAAGCGTTTTTGCAAAACTTTCGCGCCATAGACGCACAATTGTTCGTCCCAGATCGCGAGCAGATCTTCGGTTTTTTCCTTCTTGGCGATCTCTTTGAGCAGCGTGTTGCGTTGGAGGAGCACTTTTTGATACTGGGAGAGGTTGTAGAGATATTGGGGCGAGACCTGACCGATCTCCACATCGAGAAAGCGGCGCCGCGTTTGCGGGCCGCCTTTGATCAATTGCAAGTCTTCCGGCGCGAACAGCACCACGTTCAAATGCCCGACAAAGTCGCTCATCTTGCGTTTTTCTACGCCGTTGACGCGGCTTTTTTTGCCTTTTTGAAGCAGGCGAAGGTCCAGTTTGTACGTGCGGTTGTCCCGCTCGACCATGCCTTGAAGCAACGCCGACTCCTCCCCGAAACGGATCATCTCCGCATCGCGGTTCGTGCGGTGACTTTTCGCCACCGATAGCATCAGCACCGATTCGACGACGTTGGTCTTGCCCTGTGCGTTCTGCCCGACAAAAATGTTCACGCGCGGCGACAGATCGAACAGCTGCAAGGATTCGTAATTGCGAAAATCACGAAGTTCCAGCGCTTTCAGCC encodes the following:
- the remB gene encoding extracellular matrix regulator RemB; protein product: MFIHLGGDVMVQSKEVIAIFDVKMKYSADATKEFLDVADEEGFVVVIDENESKSFVVTTRKVFYSPISSLTLKKRAGFVSELE
- the recF gene encoding DNA replication/repair protein RecF (All proteins in this family for which functions are known are DNA-binding proteins that assist the filamentation of RecA onto DNA for the initiation of recombination or recombinational repair.); amino-acid sequence: MWLKALELRDFRNYESLQLFDLSPRVNIFVGQNAQGKTNVVESVLMLSVAKSHRTNRDAEMIRFGEESALLQGMVERDNRTYKLDLRLLQKGKKSRVNGVEKRKMSDFVGHLNVVLFAPEDLQLIKGGPQTRRRFLDVEIGQVSPQYLYNLSQYQKVLLQRNTLLKEIAKKEKTEDLLAIWDEQLCVYGAKVLQKRFEFVDKLEGFARDIHSRISGGKEILSFRYVNSFDWVDGADVTERFFQTLQSKRRLDILRGTTSVGPHRDDLEVRIDEREVHTYGSQGQQRTASLSMKLAEIELIKAEVGEYPVLLLDDVLSELDSERQLHLVESMGERVQTLITTTSTYGLEQFMQEEAHVYRVDNGAMSREEG